A genomic stretch from Harpia harpyja isolate bHarHar1 chromosome 20, bHarHar1 primary haplotype, whole genome shotgun sequence includes:
- the CANX gene encoding calnexin, whose protein sequence is MELKWLLYVTLLALGTLAVQAHDMDDDNDGDDVVDIEDDLDDGIDEVEESKPETSTPPPTPKVTYRPPVPTGEVYFAESFDKGTLDGWILSRAKKDDTDDEIAKYDGKWEVQDMKDTKLPGDKGLVLVTRAKHHAISSKLSKPFVFDTKPLIIQYEVNFQNGIECGGAYVKLLSKTPELNLDQFHDKTPYTIMFGPDKCGEDYKLHFIFRHKNPKTGKYEEKHAKRPDADLKTYFTDKKTHLYTLVLNPDNSFEILVDQTVVNSGNLLNDMSPPVNPPREIEDPNDQKPEDWDERPKIPDPDAVKPDDWDEDAPAKIADENAVKPEGWLDDEPEYVADPDAEKPEDWDEDMDGEWEAPQIANPKCETAPGCGTWQRPMIDNPNYKGKWKPPMIDNVNYQGIWKPRKIPNPDFFEDLEPFKMTPFSAVGLELWSMTSDIFFDNFIICTERAVADDWASDGWGLKKAADGAAEPGVVGQMMAAAEERPWLWVVYILTVALPVFLVVLFCCSGKKQPSAAEYKKTDAPQPDVMDEEKEEEKDKGDKEEEEEEEANEEKLEEKQKSDADIGSASQEEEEEEEEEDRKPPSEEEETVNRSPRNRKPRKD, encoded by the exons ATGGAGCTGAAATGGCTACTCTATGTGACCCTGCTCGCTCTTGGGACTCTTGCTGTCCAGGCACATGATATGGATGATGACAATGATGGTGATGATGTAGTTGATATTGAGGATGACTTGGATGATGGCATTGACGAGGTAGAAGAGTCAAAGCCTGAAACGAGCACTCCTCCTCCAACTCCAAAG GTTACCTACAGGCCCCCAGTCCCAACTGGCGAGGTGTATTTTGCGGAGTCCTTTGATAAAGGAACTCTGGATGG ATGGATCCTTTCCAGAGCGAAAAAAGATGATACGGATGATGAGATTGCCAAATATGATG GTAAATGGGAAGTCCAAGACATGAAGGACACTAAGCTTCCAGGAGACAAAGGGCTCGTATTGGTAACCCGAGCCAAGCATCATGCAATTTCATCCAAACTTTCAAAGCCTTTTGTATTTGATACCAAACCCCTTATTATACA GTATGAAGTAAATTTCCAAAATGGAATAGAGTGTGGTGGGGCCTATGTGAAATTGCTTTCAAAAACCCCTGAATTGAACCTG GATCAGTTCCATGACAAAACTCCATATACAATCATGTTTGGCCCTGACAAATGTGGAGAGGACTATAAACTGCATTTCATCTTCCGGCACAAAAACCCAAAGACTGGCAAATATGAGGAGAAGCATGCAAAGCGTCCAGATGCAGACCTGAAGACTTACTTTACCGATAAGAAGACCCATCTTTATACTCTGG TCTTGAATCCTGATAATAGTTTTGAAATACTGGTTGATCAAACGGTTGTCAACAGTGGGAATTTGCTAAATGATATGTCTCCTCCTGTGAATCCACCCCGAGAGATTGAGGACCCAAATGACCAGAAGCCTGAGGACTGGGATGAGAGACCAAAAATCCCAGACCCAGATGCTGTTAAACCAGATGACTG GGATGAGGATGCTCCTGCAAAGATAGCAGATGAAAATGCTGTGAAACCAGAGGGCTGGCTGGATGATGAGCCAGAATATGTAGCAGACCCTGACGCTGAGAAGCCTGAAGATTG GGATGAGGATATGGACGGTGAATGGGAGGCACCTCAGATTGCAAATCCTAAATGCGAGACGGCCCCTGGCTGTGGTACCTGGCAGCGACCAATGATTGACAATCCAAACTACAAAGGCAAATGGAAGCCTCCTATGATTGATAACGTGAACTATCAG GGTATATGGAAACCTAGGAAGATCCCAAACCCAGATTTCTTTGAAGACTTGGAACCTTTCAAGATGACTCCCTTCAGTGCTGTGGGACTTGAGTTATGGTCAATGACTTCTGACATCTTTTTTGATAACTTTATCATCTGTACTGAAAGAGCTGTGGCTGATGATTGGGCCAGTGATGGATGGGGACTGAAAAAGGCAGCCGATGGTGCTGCAGAG CCTGGTGTTGTGGGCCAGATGATGGCAGCTGCTGAAGAGCGTCCCTGGCTTTGGGTAGTCTACATCCTCACTGTGGCTTTGCCAGTGTTCCTTGTTGtccttttctgctgttctggGAAG AAACAGCCAAGTGCTGCAGAATATAAAAAGACTGATGCTCCTCAGCCTGATGTGATGgatgaggagaaagaggaagaaaaagacaaaggggacaaggaagaggaggaggaagaggaagcaaatGAGGAAAAGCTAG aagagaagcagaaaagtgaTGCTGATATAGGAAGTGCTAgtcaagaggaggaggaagaggaggaggaagaggacaggaAACCCCCATCAGAG GAGGAGGAAACTGTGAATAGATCACCCAGAAACAGAAAGCCAAGGAAAGATTGA